In the genome of Chroicocephalus ridibundus unplaced genomic scaffold, bChrRid1.1 SCAFFOLD_806, whole genome shotgun sequence, the window ggatggacagatggatggatggacagatggatggatggaaggatggaaagacagatggatggacggatggatggatggatggatggatggatggatggatggatggatggatggatggaaagatggaaggctggctggctggctggagggatagacagaaggatggagggatggatggagggatggatggaggccAGACAGACCAACGGagtccccctctcccccagagCGCCTCTTCCGCTGCCGCTTCACCACCTCGCGGGCCTCGCGCCGTCCCAGCGCCGGGCGGAAGCTGGTGCTGCTGCGGGGCCGCTTCCAGGCCCCCCCTGGACCCCCCGGGGCTTCTCCGGGGCTTTTCGTCGCCTTCTGCGCCCCACTGGACCCCCCACCCTGGCCCTGCCCCgactgcctgctcctgcccgcctTCCAGAGCCGCCATGCCCGCGACCTCGCCCTGCTCGACGTCTCTGATAGGTGAGGACCCGGGCGTCcgggaggggacccaggagttgcAGGGgagacccaggcatccgggggggggacccaggagttcaGTGGACCCGGGCGTTTGGGGGTACACAGGtgtttggggggacccaggagttggggggcacccaggcatccaggacccACGTGTCTGAGGGGACACCAGGCATCTGGGAGGGGACCCAGACGCCCAGGGGGGACCAAGGTGtccaggggggacccaggagttcaGGGGGACCCAGGCACTTGGCGGAACCCAGGTatctggggggacccaggtgtccaggagggacccaggtgtctgagGGGACACCAGGCATCTGGGAGGGGACGCAGGCGTccaggaggggacccaggagttgaGGGGGGACCCAGGCATTTTGGGGACACACTAGGCAtccaggagggacccaggtgtctcaggGGACACCAGACATctggggtgggacccaggcacccgAAGAGGGGACCTGGGTGCGGGCAGGTGAGGGACCCTGTCGTGTTGTCCCACAGCGTCCTGATCCACCTGGGCTACGGGCGGGGGGAGCTCCTGGGTCGCTCTTGGTACCGGCTCCTGCACCCTGAGGACCTTGGCCACGTCGCCCGCCAGCACCTCCGCCTCGGTGAGTGTCCCCTGGGGTCTCCCTGTGTCCCTCCCACAACTGTCCCTTGGGTTCCCTGAcatctccctgtccccactgggTCCACTGGGGTCTCCGTGCTCCCCCCTATCTGTCCCCAAAGTCCCCTGGGGTCTTCCTGTCCCCTgactgtcccctgtccccaaggttGTCCCCCATCACCCTGGGTGTTCCTTGGGTCCCCTGCTGTCACTCTGTGCCCTCCAGCATCCTTGGTGTCCTACGTACCCCCTGGGGTCCTTCAGAGCCCTGTTGACCCCTGTCCCCTTTGAcgtcaccctgtccccatccaccCCAGTTGTCCCTGCTGATGTCCCAATGTCCCCCTCCGCCCCAGTTCTCCCCGTTgacatccccctgtccccatccaccCCAGCTGTCCCTGTTGATGTCCCAATGTCCCCATCCCACCAAccgcccccacctccccccatccTCACtgatgtcccccctgtccccacagcggGAGCAGGGGCAGAGGTGCGAGGGGAGCTGGTGACACGGCTGCAGCGCAAGGATGGCCTGGGCTGGACATGGGTCTACGCCCGCCTGCGCCCTGAGGGCCCGGCCCTGCTCGCCCACAACTTCGTCATCAGGTGAgtggacccaggcgtccgggtggCCCCAGCTCACTCCAGGGGACCCGGGCATCTGGGTGGCCCCACATTCTCAGGGCCGGGAGACCCAAGCATCCAGGTGGCCCCAGggaacccaggcatctgggaggtcccaccagccccaggggaCCCAAGTGCCCCCTCACCCCCAAGGGAAGCCCAATATTTGGCTACCTTCCACCCCATacgggacccaggcatccaggagcTCCCCACCCCTTATGGGATCTGTGGGTCCCAGCACCCTCCACTCCcctggggggacccaggcattAAGGGTCACCCCAGGCCGCCCCATAACCCCCTCATTTCTCCCACAGCGAGGCTGAGGCCTGGTGCCTGcggcagcagctggcagctgaggcccccccgggcccccctgAACCCTTCGGCCCCGGCCTTGACTTGCCCGGTGCTGGCATCGGAGCTGGTGGGGACCTGGGTGTCGGCGCCAGTCCCGGCATTGGCCTTGGTGTTGGTCCTGGCGTTGGCTCCAGTGTTGACCTCAGTGTTGGATCCGGGCTTGGAGACGACGTTGGAGCTAATGTTGGTGTCAGCATTGGCCTTGGCCTTGGCGTTGACGTTGGGTGCACCGTTGGAGCCGACGTTGGACATGGTCTTGGAGCCGGCCTTGGGGCCAATGTTGACCCTGGTCTTGGAGCCAACATGGGACCTGGTCTTGACACCAACATGGCGTCTGGTCTTGGAGCTGCTGTCGGACACGGTCTTGGAGGCAATGCTGGAGCCAACGTTGACCCTGGTCTTGGAGCCGGTGTTGGAGTGAATGTTGGATGTGGTCTTGGAGATGGTGTTGGACATGGTCTCGGCACTGATGTCGGTGGCGGAGTTGGGATTGGTGTGGGAGCCGGCATCAGAGTCAATGTTGGCCTTGGCGTGGCAGCCGGTGCCAGTGCCGATGTTGGCCCCAACCTGGGGGCTGATATTGGAGCTGCTCTCGGAGCCGGTGCCAGAGATGACATTGGAGCTGGTCTCCAAGCCAATGGTGGAGTAGACGTTGGCCCCAGTCTCGGAGCTGGCGTCGCACTCAGCGTCGGGGCCAACATTGGACCTGGTCTCGGTGGTGGTGTCAGAGCCAGCGTTGGGCTTGGCATTGGGGCTGTTGGCCCCGCTCTTCCATCTGATGTTGGTGCCGGTGTTGGAGTCGCCGTTGGTGCCAGCGTTGGAGCCAACCTAGGTGCTGGAGTTGGCACCGGTGTCGGAGTTGGCCTTGGAGCCAACGTTGGAGCCAACGTTGGCTCCAGTCTTGGATCCTCTGTTGGACTTGGCCTTGGAGCTGCTCTTGGAGCCAACGTTGGCTCCACTCTTTCATCTGGTGTTGGACCTGGTGTTGGACTTGCCgttggagctgctgttggagctgGCGTTGGCTCTTCTCTTGGATCTGGTGTTGGACTTGCCATTGGAGCTGGTGTTGGAGCCAACGTTGGCTCTTCTCTTGGATCCAGTGTTGGACTTGCCATCGGAGCTGGTGTTGGAGCCAACGTTGGCTCTTCTCTTGGATCCGGTGTTGGACTTGCCGTCGGAGCTGGTGTTGGAGCCAACGTTGGTGCTGCTCTTGGATCTGATGTTGACGTTGGTGTTGGACTTGGTGTTGGAACCAACGTTGGCTCTGCTCTTGCATCTGATGTAGGATCCGGCGTTGGACTTGGCattggagctgctgttggagccAACATTGGTGCCAGTGTTGGCTCCGGTCTTGGATCTGGCGTTGGACTTGGCCTGGGAGCCAACGTTGGCTCCACCGTTGGCTCAGCTCCTGGATCTGATGTTGGTGCCGGCATCGGACTTGCTgtcggagccagcgttggagccagCAGTGGCTCTGCCCTTGGATTCGCTGTTGGAGCCGCGCTTGGTGCCAATGTCGGCTCCGGGCTTGGTCCCGACATCGGCACCTCTGTTGGACTCAGCCTTGGAGCCAACATGGGAGCCAACATTGACTCCACCCTTGGAACCGGCGTTGATGCTGCCATTGGACTTGGCGTGGGAGCCACTATTGGATCCGGTGTTGGATCTGGCGTTGGACTTGGTGCtggagctgccgttggagccAGCGCTGGCTCTACCCTTGGATccaccattggccttggccccaGCCTTGACCCTACTCTTGGATCCGGTGTTGGCCTCAGTgttggagctgctgttggagccAACGGTGGCACCGGACTCGGCACTGGACTCGGCCTTGGGGCCAACCTCACCCCCAGCATCGGCTCCTCCTTGGGCCCCGCCATCGGCGCCACCCTTGGAGCCACCAGCAGAGCCAACGCCGCTGTGGGTTTGGCCGTAGGCGCCCGCCTGGTGCCGGGCCTGGGGGTCCCCGAGACGCCAGGGGGAGCCACCGAGACCTGGACACCCCCCTACACCCCCCGGCAAGCTCCGCCCTTCGCCTTCGGCCCCCCGGAACCCCCCGAAGCAGCCACCGAAAAATTACCGCCGAGTCCTGAGAGTCCCGGGGGGCTCCCGGGTGGGACCCCCGGGTCCCTCCTCACCCCCGAGACGTCaccgcccccacccccgccggCACCCCCCGGCCCAGCTTTGCGTCGCCTGCTCCAAGgattggccgccgccgccgccaccaccaccaccggcgTCAACCGCGGGGGACCCAGGCGTTCgggggggacccccagcccccgcccgccccccccgccccggtcgcCCCGCGACCCCTTCGCTGAGTTGTATCAACTCCCCCAAAGCCGCCTCCAGGACGCCTTCCGCCAAGGTAGGGGGTCCGGGCGCCTTGGTCcctttttcggggggggggggcacccatggggatgggggggggtggggtggtggagtGGTGGGGGGGTGAcccctggggtggggagggcggccggatgcctgggtcccgtCATAGGGGGGTGTCATGGTCCCCAgtggggttgcgggggggggaagggggggggggggaagtcagggggcctggacgcctgggtcccttttggggggggggcacccatggggtgggggggtgacccctggggtggggagggcggcCGGATGCCTGGGTCTCATTTTAGGGGGGTGTCTGCGtccccggcggggtggggggtggtggtggtggggggtgaaATTGGgggtcccagatgcctgggtccctcgGGTGGGgaccggggggtggcggggggggggggttggtagCCCGGACATTGGGTCCCTgacatgtgtgtccccccccctcgcTCCCCCGCAGCCGGAAGCCAGCGCGCCCCGTCCTTCTGAACTAAGTCTGTGACGCGACTTGCCCCCAGTATGGCATATTGTCATTGTCACCCCGGCCCGGTGCCACCGTCCCCCAGGCCCCGGCCgtgtcccctttccccccccaccgccgcccccccccggggccttTCGTGCTAATTTAACTCGTAACGAGTCTCTAAGGTAattgggggggggctggtggcctcccccctcccccagcccggacgcctgggtccccatCCCCTGTTGTCCccaaacacccccacccccccccccaactctggGACCTGTCCCCAAATTTTGTGTCAGTGGGTGGCTTGGACCCACCTGTAGGAGCCACCCCCAAAGTGTCCCCATCCCTTGTCACCCACCTTGtccctgtcacccaccctgtcCTCGTGTCCCTGGGGTCTGCGTTTTTGGCAGAGTCCCCCCCAAAAGCGTGTGTGTGTcacccccaatgtccccaacccaAGGGACCGAGACACGATGTGGCTTGATGTCCCCAACGACCCTGACCCGAGTGATGGGGACATCGTAGCTTGACGGCCCGATGACCCCAATGTCCCCAACTCATGGGGCTGAGGCACAATGTGGCtcaatgtccccagtgtccccaacccaAAGGATGGAGACACACCATGGcccgatgtccccagtgtccccaacccaAAGGATGGAGACACACCATGGcccgatgtccccagtgtccccaacccaAAGGATGGAGACACGCCGTGGcccgatgtccccagtgtccccaacccaAAGGATGGAGACACGCCATGgcctgatgtccccaatgtccccaaagTGGGGATGTGGGCACCCATTGCCCCAAGCCATGGGGGCATGGCtcgatgtccccagtgtcccgaAGGCCCTCAAGTCCCTCGAGGGACTGTGAGATGTCATGgcctgatgtccccaatgtccccaacttGAGTGACATTGTGGCTCAGTGTCCCCAGTGACCCCAACATCCCCAGTGCCCCTgacatccccagtgtccccaatgtccccaaggtccctgatgtccccaacaTCCCtaatgtccccaacgtccctgatgtccccaacgtccccgatgtccccaacgtcccccacCCAAGACATCGAGACACGTCGCAGCGCGATGTCACCGAGCCTGAGGGACTGAGACTCATCACAACtcgatgtccccaacgtccccgaGGGACCTCATCACTGCTGTGACCCAAAGGACCGAGACCTGGCACAGCTCAGTGTCCCCAGAGTGTCCCCGAAGGATGTGGACACCACCTGAAAGGACTGAGACATGTCACAGCCCAATGTCCCCAAGGGACACGGGCACCTCGTCGTCACCTCGGCTGGAGGGACTGAGACACATTGTGGCttgatgtccccaatgtccccaaggGACTTGGGACCTCGTCATTGCCTTGGATCAACAGACTGAGACACATCATAgcctgatgtccccaatgtccccaacccaAAGGACTGAGACCTGTTGTGGCCCGATGTCCCCAACATTTCCGATGTCCCCAAAGGATGTGGGACATCGTCATCGTCCTGGATCAAGGGATGGAGACCCACCACAGCCcgatgtccccagtgtctccaTTGTCCTTGAAGGAGGTGGGACACTGTCACCAccctggctcgagggacagacACCCACCACGGCCAGATGTCCCCAACGCCCCCGATGTCCCCAAAGGATGTGGGACATCGTCACCGCCCCAGCTCAAGGGACTGAGACCCATCACAgcctgatgtccccaatgtccccctggtgtccccaacatccctcgtgtccccaggggctgtgggacaTTGTCATCGCTCTTGACTCAAGGGATGGAGACCCACCACAGCCTGaagtcccccatgtccccaccgtGAGGGACTGGCCCCCATtggcccccatgtccccacccaaGGGACTGAGACacgtggtggccccacagcccccacctccctccccgatgtccccaacgtcccctgGAGGCGCCGCTgccaccgacaccccccccccccccgccccccggcaaTAAAGTGGCCCCCAACATCCCTGCGCCCGCGGCAGCTTCTTTCCAGGGACCCagaggtcg includes:
- the LOC134509499 gene encoding fibroin heavy chain-like isoform X2, translating into MLRSTKGASKARRDQINAEIRALRDLLPLPEGDRPRLSYLHVMALACIYTRKGACLRPGPTRGAPMELLGGPELADLVASLPGFLLAVTREGKLVGVTDNVAQHLGHSMVDLVAQGDSIYDLLDPADHPLVRHQLNLPGPPQAERLFRCRFTTSRASRRPSAGRKLVLLRGRFQAPPGPPGASPGLFVAFCAPLDPPPWPCPDCLLLPAFQSRHARDLALLDVSDSVLIHLGYGRGELLGRSWYRLLHPEDLGHVARQHLRLAGAGAEVRGELVTRLQRKDGLGWTWVYARLRPEGPALLAHNFVISEAEAWCLRQQLAAEAPPGPPEPFGPGLDLPGAGIGAGGDLGVGASPGIGLGVGPGVGSSVDLSVGSGLGDDVGANVGVSIGLGLGVDVGCTVGADVGHGLGAGLGANVDPGLGANMGPGLDTNMASGLGAAVGHGLGGNAGANVDPGLGAGVGVNVGCGLGDGVGHGLGTDVGGGVGIGVGAGIRVNVGLGVAAGASADVGPNLGADIGAALGAGARDDIGAGLQANGGVDVGPSLGAGVALSVGANIGPGLGGGVRASVGLGIGAVGPALPSDVGAGVGVAVGASVGANLGAGVGTGVGVGLGANVGANVGSSLGSSVGLGLGAALGANVGSTLSSGVGPGVGLAVGAAVGAGVGSSLGSGVGLAIGAGVGANVGSSLGSSVGLAIGAGVGANVGSSLGSGVGLAVGAGVGANVGAALGSDVDVGVGLGVGTNVGSALASDVGSGVGLGIGAAVGANIGASVGSGLGSGVGLGLGANVGSTVGSAPGSDVGAGIGLAVGASVGASSGSALGFAVGAALGANVGSGLGPDIGTSVGLSLGANMGANIDSTLGTGVDAAIGLGVGATIGSGVGSGVGLGAGAAVGASAGSTLGSTIGLGPSLDPTLGSGVGLSVGAAVGANGGTGLGTGLGLGANLTPSIGSSLGPAIGATLGATSRANAAVGLAVGARLVPGLGVPETPGGATETWTPPYTPRQAPPFAFGPPEPPEAATEKLPPSPESPGGLPGGTPGSLLTPETSPPPPPPAPPGPALRRLLQGLAAAAATTTTGVNRGGPRRSGGTPSPRPPPPPRSPRDPFAELYQLPQSRLQDAFRQAGSQRAPSF
- the LOC134509499 gene encoding fibroin heavy chain-like isoform X1 is translated as MGPPGRCCGSCQGYHGSTWARLWVPPVTPWVVLWVLGPPGCPRAVGEPCGRGGGCWLGADVCPHAGPTRGAPMELLGGPELADLVASLPGFLLAVTREGKLVGVTDNVAQHLGHSMVDLVAQGDSIYDLLDPADHPLVRHQLNLPGPPQAERLFRCRFTTSRASRRPSAGRKLVLLRGRFQAPPGPPGASPGLFVAFCAPLDPPPWPCPDCLLLPAFQSRHARDLALLDVSDSVLIHLGYGRGELLGRSWYRLLHPEDLGHVARQHLRLAGAGAEVRGELVTRLQRKDGLGWTWVYARLRPEGPALLAHNFVISEAEAWCLRQQLAAEAPPGPPEPFGPGLDLPGAGIGAGGDLGVGASPGIGLGVGPGVGSSVDLSVGSGLGDDVGANVGVSIGLGLGVDVGCTVGADVGHGLGAGLGANVDPGLGANMGPGLDTNMASGLGAAVGHGLGGNAGANVDPGLGAGVGVNVGCGLGDGVGHGLGTDVGGGVGIGVGAGIRVNVGLGVAAGASADVGPNLGADIGAALGAGARDDIGAGLQANGGVDVGPSLGAGVALSVGANIGPGLGGGVRASVGLGIGAVGPALPSDVGAGVGVAVGASVGANLGAGVGTGVGVGLGANVGANVGSSLGSSVGLGLGAALGANVGSTLSSGVGPGVGLAVGAAVGAGVGSSLGSGVGLAIGAGVGANVGSSLGSSVGLAIGAGVGANVGSSLGSGVGLAVGAGVGANVGAALGSDVDVGVGLGVGTNVGSALASDVGSGVGLGIGAAVGANIGASVGSGLGSGVGLGLGANVGSTVGSAPGSDVGAGIGLAVGASVGASSGSALGFAVGAALGANVGSGLGPDIGTSVGLSLGANMGANIDSTLGTGVDAAIGLGVGATIGSGVGSGVGLGAGAAVGASAGSTLGSTIGLGPSLDPTLGSGVGLSVGAAVGANGGTGLGTGLGLGANLTPSIGSSLGPAIGATLGATSRANAAVGLAVGARLVPGLGVPETPGGATETWTPPYTPRQAPPFAFGPPEPPEAATEKLPPSPESPGGLPGGTPGSLLTPETSPPPPPPAPPGPALRRLLQGLAAAAATTTTGVNRGGPRRSGGTPSPRPPPPPRSPRDPFAELYQLPQSRLQDAFRQAGSQRAPSF